The Kribbella sp. HUAS MG21 genome includes the window CCGGTGCGGAAGTCGTACGGCGAGTCGGCGACCGGCGTCAGCCCGACAGGTGACATCTGGTCCGCGGACACTTCCAGGCGGTCGGCTGCGGTGAATTCGAGGACGCATGTGTCGATCGGGCGTCCTACGGTCAGATACGGATGCGCTCCATAGCCGTACGGCGCTGCACTCCTGCCGATGTTGGTGGCAGTGGCGGTGACCGTGAGCCTGTCGGTCAGGCGGTAGTCCAGCCGTACGTCGAGTTGGTGGGGGTAGCCGGGCTGGCCGTGCAGGCGGTGACCGACGGCGAGGGCGGCCTCATCCGACCCGTCGTCGAGACGCAGCCAGTTCGCCCACCGGGTCAGGCCGTGGATCGCGTTGTGCCGCGCGGGCTCGGTGAGGGCGAGCTGCTGGTCGGCGCCGTCGAAGGTGTACTGCCCGTCGGTGATCCGGTTCGGCCACGGGAACAGGTGCTGCCCGATCCCGGCGTGCGCCGCCTCGTCCTCGCCGTACCCGAGCAGGACCGGGCGCCCGTCGTACGTGAGCTCGCGCAGCCCGCCGCCGACGCTCACCACCATCGCCTCGTACCCGCCGCCGCGCAGCACCCACTGCTCACCTGAGGGGGAAACATTCATGCGGACAATCCTCACCGACGCTGTCCATCGGCGGCGACCCCGTTCGTGGTGATGCTGTAAACACGCACACAGGAGGTACGACGTGAAGTACATGCTGCTGATCAACGCCGGCGAGCTGGACCCGCAGAACACGCCGGTCGGCTGCGAGCCCGAGGACTGGATGCGGTTCGACAAGGAGATCACCGACTCCGGTGTGGTGGTCGCGTCCGAGTCGCTGGCCGACCTGGTCACCTCGACCCGCGTCCAGGTCGCCAACGATGGCAAGCGGACCGTCACCGACGGGCCGTTCGCGGAGACCCGGGAGGTGCTCGGCGGGTTCTACGTGATCGACGTACCGGATCTCGACGCGGCGCTCGAGTGGGCCGCGAAGTGCCCGGGGTCGCGCGGCGGCGGTTCGGTGGACGTGCGGCCGGTCGCCGAGTTCCCCGGGGCCTGACGGTGGACCAGGTCGAGGCGGTCTTCCGGGAGGAGCGCGGCCGGCTGCTGGCCGCGCTCGCCCGCCGGTTCGGCGACCTCGACCTGGCCGAGGAGGTCACGTCGGAGGCGATCGAGGCGGCGCTCACCCGCTGGCCGGTCGACGGCGTACCGCCGAACCCGGGCGGCTGGCTGATGACCACCGCCCGGCGCAAGGCGGTCGACCGGCTCCGGCGTGACCAGGTGTACGCCGCGAAGCTGGCGATCCTGCAGGTCGAGGCGGACCGCTCCGCGCCGCAGGCGACCGGGGACGAACTGCCGGACGAACGGCTGCAGCTGTTCTTCACCTGCACCCACCCCGCGCTCGCGCCCGAGGACCGCGGCGCGCTGACACTGCGCTGCCTGGCCGGCCTGACCACGCCGGAGGTGGCGCGGGCGTTCCTGGTCCCGACGGCGACGATGGCCAAGCGGATCGTCCGGGCGAAGAAGAAGATCCGGGAGGCGCGGATCCCGTTCCGCGTCCCCGGCCCGGACGAGCTCCCGGACCGCCTGCCCGGTGTCCTGCAGGTGATCTACTCCGTCTTCACCGAGGGGTACGCCGCCAGCTCCGGGCCGTACCTGCAGCGCATGGACCTCGCCGAGGAAGCGATCCGGCTGGCCCGGATCCTGCACCGGCTGCTGCCGGACGCCCGCGAGGCGACCGGGCTGCTGGCGCTGATGCTGCTGATCCACGCCCGCCGCGACGCCCGGACCGGACCGGACGGCGAGCTCGTCCTGCTCGAGGACCAGGACCGTAGCCGCTGGGACCACGAGCTGATCGCCGAGGGCCGCGACCTGGTCGTGGCCGCGCTGACGGGCGGACCTGCCGGGCCGTACGCGGTCCAGGCCGCGATCAACGCCGTCCACGACGAGGCCGCCGACTTCGCCGGAACCGACTGGCCCCAGATCGTCCAGCTGTACGACGTACTCCTGGAGCTCGACCCGTCGCCAGTGGTCGCCCTCAATCGCGCCGCCGCCGTCGCGCTACGGGACGGTCCCGAGGTGGGGCTCGCGCTGCTCGACGAGCTGGCGGGGGAGCCGGTGCTGAAGGACTACCACCCGTTCGCCCTGGCCCGCGCGGACCTGCTGCAGCGGCTCGGCCGCGTGCCCGAGGCGATCACCGCGTACCTGTACGCCCTGACCCTGGCCGGCTCCGAACCGGAACGCGCACACGTCCGGCGACGGCTCGCCGACCTGTCGGACGCCTGAGCGTTGTCAGCGGGCGGTCTCTGCGGTCAGGATGCTGTCGCATGGGGACCGTTTACGAAGCGGCGGGTGGGGCCGACGGCATGCTGCGGCTGGCGGCGGCGTGGCACGAGCGGGTGATGGCCGACGAGATCGTCAGCCACGCGTTCCACGGCGGCGCGAAGCCCGATCACACCGAGCGGCTGGCGGCGTACTGGGGTGAAGCGCTCGGCGGGCCGCCGACGTACACGACGACGTACGGCGACGAGGCGTCGGTGCAGCGCCGGCACGCCGGGAACGGCGAGCACGACGAGATGAACCGGCGCGC containing:
- a CDS encoding RNA polymerase sigma factor; the encoded protein is MDQVEAVFREERGRLLAALARRFGDLDLAEEVTSEAIEAALTRWPVDGVPPNPGGWLMTTARRKAVDRLRRDQVYAAKLAILQVEADRSAPQATGDELPDERLQLFFTCTHPALAPEDRGALTLRCLAGLTTPEVARAFLVPTATMAKRIVRAKKKIREARIPFRVPGPDELPDRLPGVLQVIYSVFTEGYAASSGPYLQRMDLAEEAIRLARILHRLLPDAREATGLLALMLLIHARRDARTGPDGELVLLEDQDRSRWDHELIAEGRDLVVAALTGGPAGPYAVQAAINAVHDEAADFAGTDWPQIVQLYDVLLELDPSPVVALNRAAAVALRDGPEVGLALLDELAGEPVLKDYHPFALARADLLQRLGRVPEAITAYLYALTLAGSEPERAHVRRRLADLSDA
- a CDS encoding group II truncated hemoglobin, which codes for MGTVYEAAGGADGMLRLAAAWHERVMADEIVSHAFHGGAKPDHTERLAAYWGEALGGPPTYTTTYGDEASVQRRHAGNGEHDEMNRRAIACFDEALADAGIDDEQVRTVLHEYFAWATFTTMYRHRLDDVDDGQAVPRWSWDGLQEAAES
- a CDS encoding YciI family protein; this translates as MLLINAGELDPQNTPVGCEPEDWMRFDKEITDSGVVVASESLADLVTSTRVQVANDGKRTVTDGPFAETREVLGGFYVIDVPDLDAALEWAAKCPGSRGGGSVDVRPVAEFPGA
- a CDS encoding aldose 1-epimerase family protein produces the protein MNVSPSGEQWVLRGGGYEAMVVSVGGGLRELTYDGRPVLLGYGEDEAAHAGIGQHLFPWPNRITDGQYTFDGADQQLALTEPARHNAIHGLTRWANWLRLDDGSDEAALAVGHRLHGQPGYPHQLDVRLDYRLTDRLTVTATATNIGRSAAPYGYGAHPYLTVGRPIDTCVLEFTAADRLEVSADQMSPVGLTPVADSPYDFRTGRVIGSTSIDYAFTGLAAEWSVTLTDPDSGTRSVLTSTTPWMQLFTGEAVGRTALAVEPMTCPPDAFRTGQDLVVLKPGESHTTSFQVSV